The DNA window CGCGCGCACCCGCCACCCACGAGTTCTGCGCAGCGTGATCATGAACCTGGGGAAACTACGTACAGTTACCGCCTTTGTGGACAGTTGCCGCGTCAATCACTCGGTGGCGGCGTCGCGGGCGGATAGTTGAAGCTTCCAGGAGATCGCCCTCCGGACGCCCCGCCGGCGCTCCCGCCACGGCGCGCCACCGCGGCCCGACGGTCCCGCCGCCGATCAGCCCCACGCCCGACCCGCCCGCGGGTGCGGGAAGAGCCACGGGCTCCGCCGGGCCGGCCACACCCGCGAGGCGAGCCGTAGCCCACGCATGATCCGATGGCCGACGCCCCCGGCCGGCAACGGCTAGCCCGGGCGACGCGGGCCCGAGCCGTAGCCCCGACAGCGAATCATGGCCGCATGACCTGCGCGCCCTACGGCTCGCACCAGCCAGCCGTAGCTCAAACATCCGAACGCGCCGCCAAACCTGCGTGGGCTACGGCTCGGACCGGGCGATGCCGCCGCGAGTGGCGCCCTGCTGTCCCAGGTCGCGTCGTGCCTTCTCGCGCGGAGCTGGCTCGAGAGCATGCCGCTGTCCCCTGGTTCGCGAATCTTGGAAATGCCGATGCCGGCTGGCGCTCAGCGCGGACAAACCGGGCACGCAACAGCACTAGCACTGGCAACCAGCCGGGCGACACGAGCTGGTTGCCAGTGCTGTCAGCCGCGTGTCCGGGCAGCGCTGAGCACCAGCCGGACCAGCTGGTCCACAGTGTCGGCCCGGCGGGATTGATCACGCGAAGGGGCGCTGCGGCGGGAGGCGCCGCCAGGGCGGGAGGTATAGGCGCGGGGCGCCGTCAGAGCACGGGACGCCGTCGGAGCGGGAGGGCCAGGGTGGCGCCGCCGAGGGCGGGCGGAAGGGCGAGGGCGGGACCGCGGGGTGGGTGATGGGGCAGCGTCGCGAGAGGGGCCGGACGGCCCCGCGATGGTCCTGGGTCGCGGGGAGTGCCACGGGAGTGCTGTCGGCCGTACCGGAAAAGGAATGGGCCCCGGTGGGTGACCGGGGCCCTGAGGCTTACTTGTCGGCGTGCTGGTGGTCGGAGCCGGCTCGGAGGCTACCGGCGTGGGCTTTGAGGGACGGGTCCTTGCGGGATTTCATCAGGCTCAGCACCGTGGTGATCACCAGGATGCCGAGGATGACGCCGAGGGAGACCGGGGTGCTGACCTCGGGGACGGACTCGTTGATGTCCTTGTGCGCCCAGTGCAGGATCAGCTTGACGCCGATGAAGGCCAGGATGATCGACAGGCCGGTGGAAAGGTAGACCAGGCGGTCGAGCAGGCCCTTGACCAGGAAGAACAGGGCTCGCAGGCCGAGCAGGGCGAAGGCGTTGGCGACGAAGACGATGTACGCCTCCTCGGTCACGCCGAAGACGGCCGGGATCGAGTCGAGGGCGAACAGCAGGTCGGTGCCGCCGATGGCGAGCAGGACCAGGAAGAGCGGCGTGAACATCCGCTTGCCGTCGATCCGGGTGGTCATCTTGCCGTCGACGTACTCGTCGCTGATCGGCAGGAAGCGGCGGGCGGCCTTGACCAGGCCGTTCTCACCGACGTCCGGATCCTCGTCGCGGTGCCGGAAGAGCTGGACCGCGGTGTAGAGCAGGATCAGGCCGAAGATCAGGAACATGAACGAGAACGCGTTGAGCAGGGCCGCGCCGAGCACGATGAAGATGACCCGCAGGATCAGCGCGATGATGATGCCGAACGTGAGCACTTCCTGCTGGTATCGCGGTGGCACCGCGAACGTGCTCATGATGATCACGAAGACGAAGAGGTTGTCGACCGACAGGCTCTTCTCGACGATGTATCCGGCGAAGTACTGGGTGCCGAAATCCCAGCCGACGATGCTTCCGAAGACTATGCCGAACGCGATCGCGACAGCGATGTAGAAA is part of the Actinoplanes missouriensis 431 genome and encodes:
- a CDS encoding TerC family protein, whose translation is MLEVSALGWTVTIGVIVALLALDLTLGVLRPHVVGFREAAAWSVFYIAVAIAFGIVFGSIVGWDFGTQYFAGYIVEKSLSVDNLFVFVIIMSTFAVPPRYQQEVLTFGIIIALILRVIFIVLGAALLNAFSFMFLIFGLILLYTAVQLFRHRDEDPDVGENGLVKAARRFLPISDEYVDGKMTTRIDGKRMFTPLFLVLLAIGGTDLLFALDSIPAVFGVTEEAYIVFVANAFALLGLRALFFLVKGLLDRLVYLSTGLSIILAFIGVKLILHWAHKDINESVPEVSTPVSLGVILGILVITTVLSLMKSRKDPSLKAHAGSLRAGSDHQHADK